One part of the Fusobacterium pseudoperiodonticum genome encodes these proteins:
- a CDS encoding CoA-disulfide reductase produces the protein MNKKIIIIGGVAAGMSAASKAKRIDKSLDITVYEMTDAISWGACGLPYYVGDFYPNASLMVARTYEEFEKEGINVKIKHKVENVDFKNKKVFVRNLNENKVFEDNYDELVIATGASSTSPKDIKNLDAEGVYHLKTFNEGLEVKKEMMKKENENIIIIGAGYIGVEIAEAALKLGKNVRIFQHSARILNKTFDKEITDLLENHIREHEKISLHLNESPLEVRTFENKVIGLKTDKKEYAANLIIVATGVRPNTEFLKDTGIELFKNGAIIIDRFGKTNIPNVYAAGDCATVYHSVLEKNVYIALATTANKLGRLIGENLTGANKEFIGTLGSAGIKVLEFEAARTGITEQEAKDNNINYKTVFVDGEDHSAYYPGGEDVYIKLIYHADTKILLGAQVAGKRGAALRADSLAVAIQNKMTTQELANMDFLYAPPFATTWDIMNVAGNVAK, from the coding sequence ATGAATAAAAAAATTATAATAATTGGAGGAGTTGCTGCAGGAATGAGTGCAGCTTCAAAGGCAAAAAGAATAGATAAATCTTTAGATATAACAGTTTATGAAATGACAGATGCTATATCTTGGGGAGCTTGTGGATTACCATATTATGTTGGTGATTTCTATCCTAATGCTTCTTTAATGGTTGCAAGAACTTATGAGGAATTTGAAAAAGAAGGAATCAATGTAAAAATTAAACATAAGGTTGAAAATGTAGATTTTAAAAATAAGAAAGTTTTTGTTAGAAACTTAAATGAAAATAAAGTTTTCGAAGATAACTATGATGAATTAGTTATAGCAACAGGTGCAAGTTCTACAAGTCCAAAAGATATTAAAAATCTAGATGCTGAAGGAGTATATCATTTAAAAACTTTTAATGAAGGTTTAGAAGTAAAAAAAGAAATGATGAAAAAAGAAAATGAAAATATAATTATCATTGGTGCAGGTTATATAGGAGTTGAAATTGCTGAAGCTGCCTTAAAACTTGGAAAAAATGTAAGAATTTTTCAACACTCAGCTAGAATTCTAAATAAAACTTTTGATAAAGAAATCACAGATTTATTAGAAAATCATATAAGAGAACATGAAAAAATCTCTTTACACTTAAATGAAAGTCCTCTTGAAGTAAGAACTTTTGAAAATAAGGTTATAGGTTTAAAAACTGATAAAAAAGAATATGCTGCAAATTTAATAATTGTTGCAACAGGTGTTAGACCTAATACAGAATTTTTAAAGGATACAGGTATTGAATTATTTAAAAATGGTGCTATTATAATAGATAGGTTTGGAAAAACTAATATTCCTAATGTCTATGCAGCTGGAGATTGTGCAACAGTTTATCATTCAGTCTTAGAAAAAAATGTATATATAGCTCTTGCAACAACAGCCAATAAATTAGGTAGACTTATTGGAGAAAATTTAACTGGTGCTAATAAAGAATTTATTGGAACATTAGGTTCAGCTGGAATAAAAGTTTTAGAATTTGAAGCAGCAAGAACAGGTATAACTGAACAAGAAGCTAAAGATAACAATATTAATTATAAGACTGTTTTTGTTGATGGTGAAGATCATTCAGCATATTATCCAGGTGGAGAAGATGTATATATAAAATTAATTTACCATGCTGATACAAAAATTTTATTAGGGGCACAAGTTGCAGGAAAAAGAGGTGCAGCATTGAGAGCAGATTCTTTAGCTGTTGCTATACAAAATAAAATGACAACTCAAGAATTAGCTAATATGGACTTCCTATATGCTCCTCCATTCGCAACTACTTGGGATATTATGAATGTAGCAGGTAATGTGGCAAAATAA
- the rapZ gene encoding RNase adapter RapZ, with translation MKTKHIIIVTGLSGAGKTTALNILEDMNYYTIDNLPLGLEKSLLDTEIEKLAVGIDIRTFKNTKDFFKFINFIKESGVKMDIVFIEAHEAIILGRYTLSRRAHPLKETTLLKSILKEKEVLFPIREIADLIIDTTEIKNVELEKRFKKFLSGKDELNIDINMNIHIQSFGYKYGIPTDSDLMFDVRFIPNPYYIEKLRDMNGYDEEVKDYVLSQKESTDFYSKLLPLIEFLIPQYIKEGKKHLTISIGCSGGQHRSVTFVNKLAEDLKNSKVLSHINIYASHREKELGHW, from the coding sequence TTGAAAACTAAACATATCATTATCGTAACTGGTTTAAGTGGTGCAGGAAAAACAACTGCTTTAAATATTTTAGAAGATATGAACTATTACACTATTGATAATCTTCCTTTAGGACTTGAGAAATCTCTATTGGATACAGAGATTGAAAAATTGGCAGTTGGTATTGATATTAGAACTTTCAAAAATACAAAAGATTTCTTTAAATTTATCAATTTTATTAAAGAATCAGGTGTAAAAATGGATATTGTCTTCATTGAAGCACACGAGGCAATTATTTTAGGAAGATATACTTTGAGCCGTAGAGCTCATCCTTTAAAAGAAACAACTTTATTAAAAAGTATTTTGAAAGAAAAAGAAGTTCTTTTTCCAATAAGAGAAATTGCTGATTTAATAATAGATACAACTGAAATTAAAAATGTAGAATTAGAAAAAAGATTTAAAAAATTTTTATCTGGGAAAGATGAATTAAATATAGATATAAATATGAATATCCATATTCAATCATTTGGTTATAAATATGGTATTCCTACAGATAGTGATTTGATGTTTGATGTAAGATTTATTCCTAATCCTTATTATATTGAAAAATTAAGAGATATGAATGGTTATGATGAAGAAGTTAAAGACTATGTTTTATCACAAAAAGAGAGTACAGATTTTTATTCTAAATTGTTACCACTTATTGAGTTTTTAATTCCACAATATATAAAAGAAGGAAAAAAACACTTAACAATTTCTATAGGTTGCAGTGGTGGGCAACATAGATCTGTAACTTTTGTTAATAAGTTAGCTGAGGATTTAAAAAATAGCAAGGTATTAAGTCACATAAATATTTATGCTAGTCATAGGGAGAAAGAACTTGGACATTGGTAA